From Vallitalea longa, one genomic window encodes:
- a CDS encoding N4-gp56 family major capsid protein, whose amino-acid sequence MNKYSGLTPEQNTFYQRTLLKELKDSVVLMPYGKLSKVPKNEGQTTSWRIFKQPALTKTPLTEGVTPADVDITIDKIQASVSQYGTWTKISDQLQDTGIDPVVTEVTEMFGEHAGLTLDSIAMDTVGAGLNVAYGGGKLARNQITPTDKFTYKMLTSITEFFKRQNVKKIKMPNGKMGYVALTPPEVMTTIKSWPEWKDANKYQDSKMIKRGIIGELDGVYFQDANTTPVYEGAGKDGIDVFGIVFLAAEAFGTPDIAGKKKPQIIVKDKRSGGTENPMELYSTVAWKSLFVAKRLREEAIYRVEVSGH is encoded by the coding sequence ATGAATAAATACTCTGGATTAACACCAGAACAAAATACTTTTTATCAAAGAACACTATTAAAAGAGCTTAAAGACAGTGTTGTATTAATGCCTTATGGAAAACTATCAAAGGTACCTAAAAATGAAGGTCAAACAACATCATGGAGAATCTTCAAACAGCCAGCATTAACTAAAACACCATTAACAGAAGGTGTTACACCAGCAGATGTAGATATAACAATAGATAAAATCCAAGCGAGTGTATCACAATACGGTACTTGGACCAAAATATCAGATCAGTTACAAGACACAGGTATTGACCCAGTGGTTACAGAAGTTACAGAAATGTTTGGGGAACACGCAGGATTAACACTTGATTCAATTGCTATGGATACAGTAGGTGCAGGACTTAATGTTGCATATGGTGGTGGTAAACTTGCTAGAAATCAAATCACTCCAACAGATAAATTTACATACAAGATGCTTACATCTATTACAGAGTTCTTTAAACGTCAAAATGTTAAAAAGATTAAAATGCCTAACGGTAAAATGGGTTATGTTGCTTTAACTCCTCCAGAAGTAATGACAACTATTAAATCATGGCCAGAATGGAAAGATGCTAACAAATATCAAGATTCCAAGATGATTAAGAGAGGTATTATTGGAGAACTTGACGGAGTCTATTTCCAAGATGCAAATACAACGCCAGTATATGAAGGCGCAGGAAAAGACGGTATAGACGTTTTTGGTATCGTTTTTCTAGCAGCTGAAGCATTTGGAACACCAGATATTGCAGGAAAGAAAAAGCCACAAATTATCGTAAAAGACAAACGTTCTGGTGGAACTGAAAACCCTATGGAACTATACTCAACAGTTGCTTGGAAATCTTTATTTGTAGCTAAGAGATTAAGAGAAGAAGCAATATATAGAGTTGAAGTTTCAGGACATTAA